From a single Pseudorasbora parva isolate DD20220531a chromosome 17, ASM2467924v1, whole genome shotgun sequence genomic region:
- the LOC137044711 gene encoding cystatin-like, with translation MYLKMIVPFLAVILAAASAGLVGAPFDAEMDEGAQNALQFAMAQYNRQSNDAFVHQVSDVIKVQKQVVSGMKYIFTVKVARTSCRKSGVETVCAIELNADVTDCKITVWSQPWLSSIKVLENTCM, from the exons ATGTATCTTAAGATGATTGTTCCGTTTCTGGCGGTGATTTTGGCCGCAGCGAGCGCTGGGCTGGTTGGAGCTCCTTTTGATGCGGAAATGGACGAAGGAGCTCAGAATGCGTTACAGTTCGCAATGGCCCAGTACAACAGGCAAAGCAATGATGCATTTGTGCATCAGGTTTCCGATGTCATCAAGGTTCAAAAACAA GTTGTCTCGGGCATGAAGTACATCTTCACTGTGAAAGTGGCCAGAACCAGCTGCAGAAAGAGTGGAGTTGAGACTGTGTGTGCCATTGAGCTAAATGCAGAC gTCACTGACTGCAAAATAACAGTCTGGAGCCAGCCATGGTTAAGCTCTATTAAAGTTCTTGAAAACACCTGCATGTAG
- the ephx5 gene encoding epoxide hydrolase 1 — protein MGFEDSIMQKVEFIKETLGNLDRSKLQLLALSSAGVGALLCYLAWKQSPKTIPMGDGWWGAGEKPLTEDKSIHRFVVKTTVDEIEDLHRRIDQTRFTDPLEDSRFHYGFNSFYLKRVVSYWRQEFDWEKQVKVINQYPHFKTKIEGIDVHFVHVRPLPKSGQTVLPLMMVHGWPGSFYEFYGTVPLLTKTDSNVVFEVICPSIPGYGYSEAPHKKGFNTMEAARIFHKLMERLGFTEFYVQGGDWGAIITNNMAQMKPECVRGLHLNMVIARTDSLGQLLSLVIGRYLPFLVGFTKEDVRRLYPYMEKNIYDIMRETGYLHIHATKPDTAGCGLNDSPVGLAAYILEKFSSWTDLENRDLEDGGLERKFSLDDLLTNVMIYWTTCSIIPSMRFYKENLKKDFKTRVDRVTSVFVPTGLAAFPNELLHCPKAWASSRFADVRSFTYMSRGGHFAALEEPQLLANDIIQFVEKVESKDHK, from the exons ATGGGTTTTGAGGACTCCATTATGCAAAAAGTAGAATTCATCAA AGAGACCCTTGGCAACCTTGATCGGTCTAAACTGCAGCTGCTAGCACTCTCTTCTGCTGGAGTTGGAGCTCTTTTGTGCTACTTGGCATGGAAGCAAAGCCCCAAAACGATACCAATGGGAGATGGTTGGTGGGGAGCTGGGGAGAAGCCTTTAACTGAGGACAAAAGCATTCACAGATTTGTAGTGAAGACCACAGTGGACGAGATAGAG GATCTGCACAGACGCATTGATCAAACGCGCTTCACGGATCCACTGGAGGATTCCCGGTTTCATTATGGATTTAACTCGTTTTACCTTAAACGGGTGGTCTCTTATTGGAGACAGGAGTTTGACTGGGAGAAGCAGGTGAAGGTGATTAACCAGTATCCTCATTTCAAAACCAAAATTGAGG GTATAGATGTGCATTTTGTTCATGTGAGGCCTCTTCCGAAGTCTGGACAGACAGTTCTCCCTCTCATGATGGTTCACGGCTGGCCTGGTTCCTTTTATGAGTTTTATGGGACTGTGCCCTTACTTACTAAGACAGATTCAAATGTGGTCTTTGAGGTCATCTGTCCCTCCATTCCAGGCTACGGTTACTCTGAAGCGCCACATAAAAAAG GTTTTAACACTATGGAGGCTGCCCGCATTTTTCATAAGCTGATGGAAAGACTGGGGTTCACTGAGTTTTACGTGCAGGGGGGAGACTGGGGAGCCATCATTACCAACAACATGGCCCAGATGAAGCCAGA GTGTGTTCGTGGTCTGCACTTGAACATGGTCATTGCCAGGACAGACAGCCTTGGACAGCTCCTCTCCTTAGTCATTGGTCGCTACCTGCCCTTCCTGGTGGGCTTCACAAAGGAAGATGTCCGACGACTCTATCCTTACATGGAGAAGAATATATATGATATAATGAGAGAAACTGGCTATTTACACATTCATGCCACTAAACCGGACACAGCAG GATGTGGACTGAATGACTCTCCAGTTGGATTGGCTGCCTATATCTTGGAAAAATTCTCCTCCTGGACAGACTTGGAAAACAGAGACTTGGAAGATGGAGGTTTGGAGAG AAAGTTCAGTCTAGACGATCTCCTTACAAATGTCATGATCTACTGGACCACATGTTCCATCATTCCCTCAATGCGTTTCTACAAAGAGAACCTGAAGAAAGACTTCAAAACGAGGGTGGACAGAGT GACAAGTGTGTTTGTGCCCACTGGCCTGGCTGCCTTTCCCAATGAGTTACTCCACTGCCCTAAAGCCTGGGCCAGCTCACGGTTTGCAGATGTGCGTTCTTTCACTTACATGAGCCGAGGCGGACACTTCGCTGCTCTTGAAGAACCCCAGCTTCTGGCTAATGACATCATTCAATTTGTGGAGAAAGTGGAGAGCAAAGACCACAAATAA
- the mad2l1bp gene encoding MAD2L1-binding protein, whose amino-acid sequence MEEGSRRRAFEFANMTVTKHSNTNETSNSCSEKLIRTSHEEETKVSSDEETERNILCQVDDPESSPQSQVENVCLLDNIAETIDRKKIETDRDRVCVEPFNPPEDKENRSSPTHARTEHRGDDRDVTLGCQQTYALASSSGSQRESSEMSAHHVEEDEEIFRRARAEGRVNVVFPGHITQDACCRLVCELLKCVLYQRQQMPMTYDQMVFLQKQQHNTTQTEDMVNRRSAKTSGGLDWRRCQRTLQELDEVLAHLEVLFSLSHVPRVLFLLGGSTILPTELYEVNMEVLAIGAGENSLRTSSCLRQLFRTLFVADLLSDAKSVRLMSTTVMALGHRDCGVTGFKPKVDFKFPTKVKRQVISIASDLTLAGELQKSKRDLEDYIWFQAPVTVKGFCK is encoded by the exons ATGGAAGAGGGATCGAGGAGGAGAGCGTTTGAGTTTGCGAACATGACTGTGACTAAACACAGCAACACCAACGAAACTTCTAACAGCTGCAGTGAAAAACTTATTCGTACATCCCACGAAGAAGAAACAAAGGTTTCATCTGATGAAGAAACGGAAAGGAACATTTTGTGCCAGGTCGATGATCCTGAATCCTCCCCTCAGTCTCAGGTGGAAAATGTGTGCCTGCTGGACAACATTGCtgagaccatagaccgtaaaaaaatagaGACTGACAGAGACAGGGTTTGTGTGGAGCCTTTTAACCCACCAGAGGACAAAGAGAATAGAAGTAGTCCCACACATGCAAGAACAGAACATAGAGGTGACGATCGTGATGTAACGTTAG GTTGCCAACAGACATATGCTTTGGCCAGTTCTTCTGGCAGTCAGAGGGAATCTAGTGAAATGTCTGCACACCATGTTGAGGAAGATGAAGAAATATTCAGAAGAGCGAGAGCGGAAGGACGAGTGAATGTCGTCTTCCCTGGGCACATCACCCAAGACGCTTGCTGTAGATTAGTTTGCGAGCTTCTGAAGTGTGTCCTTTACCAGCGTCAACAGATGCCCATGACATATGACCAAATGGTGTTCCTTCAGAAACAGCAACATAATACCACACAG ACCGAGGACATGGTGAACCGAAGGTCTGCAAAGACATCTGGGGGCTTGGACTGGCGCCGATGCCAGCGGACGTTGCAGGAGCTGGATGAGGTGCTGGCTCACCTTGAGGTTTTATTCTCTCTTAGCCATGTTCCCCGAGTGCTTTTCCTGCTGGGTGGGTCTACCATTCTTCCCACCGAGTTGTATGAGGTCAATATGGAAGTGTTGGCTATTGGGGCCGGGGAAAACAGCTTAAGGACCTCAAGCTGTCTAAGACAGCTTTTCCGGACATTATTTGTGGCCGACCTGTTGTCGGATGCCAAGTCTGTGCGTCTTATGAGCACCACGGTCATGGCTCTGGGGCACCGGGATTGTGGCGTAACTGGGTTTAAACCAAAGGTGGATTTTAAATTTCCcacaaaagtgaaaaggcaaGTCATCTCTATAGCAAGTGATCTGACACTAGCTGGGGAACTACAAAAAAGTAAGAGAGACCTGGAGGACTATATATGGTTTCAGGCCCCTGTCACTGTGAAAGGATTCTGTAAATGA